The following proteins come from a genomic window of Cronobacter muytjensii ATCC 51329:
- a CDS encoding virulence factor SrfB — translation MLANLCDYKQSVTLIENSGVQFLDFGLTPVEAPHDGRFVRKTANGPLLRLDYDIASGKFTLPARHGGQPEVVKPESSVALSQSLAMMDGVWLPLPVLRFNPPRTFVQGPDNWARVQIRKLSEPDSAGNTHRVTLAFDTQIQQDEGAASQLAPVENDVRNGTRFALAWRDDEVADFLDQTWVDGWLREAFTQFAGAQEARSEQEIQRALKVFEYQAHWLNVMSLLGNQLNVPEMKIVTGTLSSPAVAVDLILDVGNTHTCGVIIEDHGEANDGLRQTMELQVRSLSEPQFMNALMFTSRLAFAEARFGKQHFSVESGRDEAFVWPSIVRVGDEARKLAMQRLGTEGNSGISSPRRYLWDETPAAQEWRFNLMTPKTQREPLATAGPLMNLMNDDGEPLWQLPPEERLPVFSPQYSRSSLMTHMLCELLAQAVCQINSVASRLRMGNASSPRQLRQLILTLPSAMPKQEREIFRRRMQEAIALVWKALGWHPHDDDFSVEKGQRQSRVPVPEIQMEWDEASCGQLVWLYNEAMVHFAGQTERFFASLARPDRETPPGATPGRQLRVASIDIGGGTTDMAIAEFQLDDGVGSNVKISPTLLFREGFKVAGDDILLDVIQRCVLPALQEHLQKAGVADAATLMSTLFGDSGRMDTQAILRQQTALQLFMPLGHAVLSAWENSDPADPQSGLYTTFGEMLKQPPTRNVHNYLHQAIEHALPAGSPAFNVLDVPLQVSFSELEEALHAGKFSICAPIQALCEAISYYCCDVLLITGRPGCLPGLQSLIRLLQPVPVSRMVWLDNYEVHEWYPFSQHRRVGNPKSTAAVGAMLCSLALDLRLPRFNFKAADIGAYSTVRYLGVLDNVVNTLRDENVWYRDIDLDAPGAKLDARLHFPLRGNVTLGFRQLDNARWPATPLYTLSVNSPELAKAIAGDGVLNVRLQLTGGGKHQAPEGFTLSEAWLSDGTRVPPEQVTFKLNTLADRRSSGSHYWIDSGSVYLK, via the coding sequence ATGCTGGCAAACCTGTGTGATTACAAACAGAGCGTCACCCTGATTGAAAACAGCGGGGTGCAATTTCTTGATTTCGGCCTGACGCCGGTGGAGGCGCCCCACGACGGGCGTTTTGTCCGTAAAACCGCCAACGGGCCGCTGCTGCGCCTCGATTACGATATCGCTTCCGGCAAGTTCACTCTGCCTGCCCGCCACGGCGGGCAGCCGGAAGTGGTGAAACCGGAAAGCAGCGTCGCACTGAGCCAGTCGCTCGCGATGATGGATGGCGTCTGGCTGCCGCTGCCGGTGCTGCGCTTCAACCCGCCGCGCACGTTCGTGCAGGGGCCGGATAACTGGGCCCGCGTGCAGATCCGCAAGCTCAGCGAGCCGGACAGCGCGGGCAATACTCACCGCGTCACCCTCGCCTTCGACACCCAGATCCAGCAGGACGAAGGCGCGGCCTCCCAGCTTGCGCCGGTAGAAAACGATGTCCGCAACGGCACGCGTTTCGCGCTCGCCTGGCGCGATGACGAAGTGGCGGATTTCCTCGACCAGACCTGGGTCGACGGCTGGCTGCGTGAGGCGTTTACGCAGTTTGCAGGCGCTCAGGAAGCGCGCAGCGAACAGGAGATCCAGCGCGCGCTGAAGGTGTTTGAGTATCAGGCTCACTGGCTGAACGTGATGTCGCTGCTCGGCAATCAGTTGAACGTGCCGGAGATGAAAATCGTTACCGGCACCCTGAGTTCGCCTGCGGTCGCGGTGGATCTCATCCTGGACGTCGGCAACACTCACACCTGCGGCGTGATAATTGAAGATCACGGCGAGGCCAACGACGGCCTGCGCCAGACCATGGAGCTGCAGGTGCGCTCGCTGAGCGAGCCGCAGTTTATGAACGCCCTGATGTTCACCAGCCGCCTCGCGTTCGCCGAAGCGCGCTTTGGTAAGCAGCATTTTTCGGTAGAGAGCGGTCGTGACGAAGCGTTTGTCTGGCCTTCCATCGTGCGCGTCGGCGACGAAGCCCGCAAACTGGCGATGCAGCGTCTTGGCACCGAAGGCAACAGCGGCATCTCCAGCCCGCGCCGTTACCTGTGGGATGAAACCCCGGCGGCGCAGGAGTGGCGTTTTAACCTGATGACACCGAAAACCCAGCGTGAGCCGCTCGCGACCGCAGGCCCGCTGATGAACCTGATGAACGACGATGGCGAACCGCTCTGGCAGTTGCCGCCGGAGGAACGTTTGCCGGTATTTTCCCCGCAGTACAGCCGCAGCTCGCTGATGACCCATATGCTGTGCGAGCTGCTCGCCCAGGCGGTATGTCAGATTAACAGCGTCGCCAGCCGTCTGCGCATGGGCAATGCCAGCTCGCCGCGCCAGTTGCGCCAGCTGATCCTGACGCTCCCCTCGGCGATGCCGAAACAGGAGCGCGAGATTTTTCGCCGCCGTATGCAGGAGGCCATCGCGCTGGTCTGGAAAGCGCTGGGCTGGCACCCGCATGATGACGACTTTAGCGTCGAAAAAGGCCAGCGCCAGAGCCGCGTACCGGTGCCGGAAATCCAGATGGAGTGGGACGAAGCCAGCTGTGGCCAGCTGGTGTGGCTCTATAACGAAGCGATGGTGCACTTCGCAGGCCAGACCGAGCGCTTTTTCGCAAGCCTTGCCCGTCCGGATCGCGAAACGCCGCCTGGCGCCACACCGGGCCGTCAGCTGCGCGTCGCCTCGATAGATATCGGCGGCGGCACCACCGATATGGCGATTGCCGAGTTTCAGCTGGATGACGGCGTCGGCAGTAACGTAAAAATCAGCCCGACGCTGCTGTTCCGCGAAGGGTTTAAAGTGGCGGGCGATGACATTCTGCTGGACGTTATCCAGCGCTGCGTACTGCCTGCGTTGCAGGAACACCTGCAAAAAGCGGGCGTCGCCGACGCCGCGACGCTGATGTCCACGCTGTTCGGTGATTCCGGACGCATGGACACGCAAGCGATTTTGCGCCAGCAGACCGCGCTGCAACTGTTTATGCCGCTGGGGCACGCGGTGCTTTCGGCATGGGAAAACAGCGATCCGGCCGATCCGCAAAGCGGCCTCTACACCACGTTTGGCGAGATGCTGAAACAACCGCCGACCCGCAATGTGCATAATTATCTTCATCAGGCTATCGAACACGCGCTGCCGGCAGGCAGCCCGGCGTTTAACGTGCTGGACGTTCCGCTGCAGGTGAGCTTCAGCGAGCTGGAAGAGGCGCTGCATGCCGGTAAATTCAGCATCTGCGCGCCCATCCAGGCGCTGTGCGAAGCCATCTCTTACTACTGCTGCGACGTGCTGCTGATAACGGGCCGTCCGGGCTGTCTGCCGGGCTTGCAGTCGCTTATCCGCCTGCTCCAGCCGGTGCCGGTCAGCCGTATGGTCTGGCTTGATAACTATGAAGTGCATGAATGGTATCCCTTCAGTCAGCACCGCCGTGTCGGAAACCCGAAATCCACCGCCGCCGTCGGCGCGATGCTCTGCAGCCTGGCGCTCGACCTGCGCCTGCCGCGCTTTAACTTTAAAGCGGCGGATATCGGCGCTTATTCCACCGTGCGCTACCTCGGCGTGCTGGATAATGTGGTGAACACGCTGCGCGACGAAAACGTCTGGTATCGCGATATTGACCTCGACGCCCCGGGCGCGAAGCTCGACGCACGCTTGCATTTCCCGCTGCGCGGCAATGTCACGCTCGGCTTTCGTCAGCTGGATAACGCCCGCTGGCCCGCCACGCCGCTCTATACGCTCTCGGTCAACTCGCCGGAGCTTGCTAAAGCCATCGCCGGCGACGGCGTGCTCAACGTGCGTCTGCAGCTGACCGGCGGCGGCAAGCATCAGGCACCGGAAGGCTTTACCCTTAGCGAAGCCTGGCTTTCCGACGGCACCCGCGTGCCGCCTGAGCAGGTCACGTTTAAACTTAATACTCTGGCTGACCGCCGCAGTTCCGGCAGCCATTACTGGATCGACAGCGGGAGCGTTTATCTGAAATGA
- a CDS encoding SrfA family protein: MAKILLRSGDLDDFQSVGENGQAVFESALQIRETLRLRKQPLVESLAIPQLNEEGDRVDWYSPVSGKVMGWASASHEERERALRFLESALSGARALSKRCLGSEKTAQQLFGALLAKAVQFPGANFLYLVDGKPVITFWGFVNLNQGARDDVLDCLREAEPVEPEIIMTPQDEPEPEPAPVMMNEPDAPLLAVPPAAPLPTPVAPPAPAVPVPTQAAVLAAYAADAGAVPQPEDTAPVAAPTAAPARRSRIPLWTWPLAAAVVVGAIAAPLTWYTLQQKTVPAPSVSVEQIKALEIAPAPVKSVDAPAVAPVAPVTSLPLAAAQVTPPAPVAEEKPVAPAPVDKNALVMDASQVKAGTTRFLNGTWRLSIGSPDPITGKATSMRIDMKSNKGSARVTLGDNVVCRADLFSGLHQSGELMIKTRGKARCSDGSRYPMPEISCKAGPNDVAECTGRYDEKTVLPLTMKKVSA; encoded by the coding sequence GTGGCAAAAATTCTATTGCGCAGTGGCGACCTCGATGACTTCCAGTCTGTAGGCGAAAATGGTCAGGCGGTTTTCGAGTCTGCGCTGCAAATCCGTGAAACGCTTCGCCTGCGCAAGCAGCCGCTGGTGGAGTCTCTGGCTATCCCGCAACTCAATGAAGAGGGTGACCGCGTGGACTGGTATTCACCGGTCAGCGGCAAGGTCATGGGCTGGGCCTCCGCCAGCCACGAAGAGCGCGAGCGCGCCCTGCGCTTTCTGGAAAGCGCCCTCTCTGGCGCCCGCGCGCTGAGCAAGCGCTGCCTGGGGTCGGAAAAAACCGCCCAGCAGCTTTTTGGCGCGCTGCTGGCAAAGGCCGTGCAGTTTCCCGGCGCGAATTTCCTTTATCTGGTGGACGGCAAGCCGGTTATCACCTTCTGGGGCTTCGTTAACTTAAACCAGGGCGCGCGTGACGACGTGCTGGACTGCCTGCGCGAAGCCGAGCCTGTCGAGCCGGAAATCATCATGACGCCGCAGGACGAGCCGGAGCCGGAACCCGCGCCGGTCATGATGAACGAGCCGGACGCGCCGCTGCTGGCCGTACCGCCTGCCGCGCCTCTGCCCACGCCCGTCGCCCCCCCTGCGCCAGCCGTGCCGGTGCCGACTCAGGCCGCCGTGCTCGCGGCCTACGCCGCAGACGCCGGGGCTGTGCCGCAGCCTGAAGACACCGCGCCAGTAGCCGCCCCGACCGCCGCCCCTGCCCGCCGCTCGCGTATTCCGCTCTGGACATGGCCGCTCGCGGCCGCCGTGGTGGTTGGCGCCATCGCCGCCCCGCTCACCTGGTACACGTTGCAACAAAAAACCGTCCCTGCGCCCTCCGTTTCGGTCGAGCAGATCAAGGCGCTGGAAATTGCGCCCGCGCCCGTGAAATCGGTGGATGCTCCGGCGGTTGCCCCTGTCGCGCCCGTGACCTCGCTGCCGCTCGCCGCCGCCCAGGTCACACCGCCCGCGCCGGTGGCTGAAGAGAAGCCTGTCGCGCCTGCGCCGGTCGATAAAAATGCGCTGGTGATGGACGCCAGTCAGGTGAAAGCGGGCACGACCCGTTTCCTTAACGGCACCTGGCGTCTCAGCATCGGCAGCCCCGACCCGATTACCGGCAAGGCGACCTCGATGCGTATTGATATGAAAAGCAACAAAGGCAGCGCCCGCGTGACGCTTGGCGACAATGTTGTCTGTCGCGCCGATCTTTTCTCCGGACTGCACCAGTCCGGCGAGCTGATGATTAAGACTCGCGGCAAAGCCCGCTGCAGCGACGGCTCTCGCTACCCGATGCCGGAAATTTCCTGCAAAGCGGGCCCGAATGACGTTGCCGAATGTACCGGTCGCTATGATGAAAAGACCGTTCTGCCCCTGACCATGAAGAAAGTGAGCGCCTGA
- a CDS encoding virulence factor SrfC family protein, translating into MTVSTLINQTITTPAALTQWVEKTREHAPLLDEEAGPLLARLSALHAQAQTLNALAGEPRTLGIYGHSQAGKAHLLATLANGSQGQVAVAPGDKHLDWLTHINPGHSATAMAVRFTRTPQTLPEEFPLRLRLFSEAELVQIFLAHYQTSGQARAVSEEELRQRLAQLQTLGQPQPHPAISAPDVMTLAARWRELTPARQRTLGDDAWHQMAQLLPALNLTERVRLYALLWGDIAELTQQFVMLAEGLLLLGHAREVAAPLSLLVDNFSLPVEGFLLPAGSGEEALPDEVLVRALEQQQLQGMVSVPLTTLTLLCAELTLPLATPSVPEGVDLLDIPGATYSQQESLNASKIAFLLDYYRQHQQPDVLMVCNAVQSRADIAPVARTLLRWVNATQPASPDALPGLVWAITPHDARFLDGQHLDEGVQRLLGKPGHTWGTLQALDGRNLQRLTEWLSQALSENSRARRLTLLNASAQAQPVLLFSRYLAPLTADEATLRATAENGVRTLQRQAARHGDLLQALLPDPAALQALCETEERREETPQGLFSAEIDLFGESVSTRPVDNASGASLARRAHRLWVNHVRQWMQNDDHAAQLGIDTATLHWLGDTLIIASYRLNLAGRLEALAAHEGLSGAQLRAELGNFVSWLGFERVPQAERPASRVNPNERLFASAAAHDQRLTRLGEKPVHAATRYVYDWLVALYTRAIENIGYEHPLDIKPADRKALAKIIGLR; encoded by the coding sequence ATGACTGTTTCTACCCTCATTAACCAGACAATCACGACGCCTGCCGCCCTGACCCAATGGGTCGAGAAGACCCGTGAACATGCGCCGCTGCTGGATGAAGAAGCAGGCCCCCTTCTGGCGCGTCTGAGCGCGCTTCATGCTCAGGCGCAGACGCTGAACGCGCTGGCGGGCGAACCGCGCACGCTCGGCATTTACGGCCACTCGCAGGCGGGCAAAGCGCACCTGCTGGCGACGCTCGCCAATGGCTCGCAGGGTCAGGTGGCCGTAGCACCTGGCGATAAACATCTCGACTGGCTGACCCATATCAACCCTGGCCACAGCGCGACGGCGATGGCCGTTCGCTTCACCCGCACGCCGCAGACGCTGCCGGAAGAGTTTCCGCTGCGCCTGCGTCTGTTCAGCGAGGCGGAACTGGTACAAATTTTCCTCGCGCACTATCAGACCAGCGGCCAAGCGCGCGCCGTGAGCGAAGAGGAGCTGCGCCAGCGTTTAGCGCAGTTGCAGACGCTCGGCCAGCCCCAGCCGCACCCGGCCATCAGCGCGCCGGATGTCATGACGCTCGCCGCCCGCTGGCGTGAACTGACGCCCGCGCGCCAGCGCACGCTTGGCGATGACGCGTGGCACCAGATGGCGCAACTGCTACCCGCCCTGAACCTCACCGAGCGCGTGCGCCTGTACGCGCTGCTGTGGGGAGATATTGCCGAGCTGACGCAGCAGTTCGTCATGCTCGCCGAAGGGCTGCTTCTGCTCGGGCACGCCCGCGAAGTGGCCGCCCCGCTGAGCCTGCTGGTGGACAATTTTTCCCTGCCGGTGGAAGGCTTTCTTCTCCCGGCAGGCTCCGGCGAGGAGGCGCTGCCCGATGAAGTGCTGGTCCGCGCGCTCGAACAGCAGCAGTTGCAGGGGATGGTCAGCGTGCCGCTGACAACGCTGACGCTGCTGTGCGCCGAACTGACCTTGCCGCTCGCCACGCCGTCGGTGCCGGAAGGCGTCGACCTGCTGGATATCCCCGGCGCGACCTATAGTCAGCAGGAGAGCCTGAACGCCAGCAAAATCGCGTTTCTGCTCGACTACTACCGCCAGCATCAACAGCCGGACGTGCTGATGGTCTGTAATGCCGTCCAGAGCCGCGCGGATATCGCGCCGGTCGCGCGCACGCTGCTGCGCTGGGTGAACGCCACGCAGCCAGCCTCTCCGGACGCGCTGCCGGGCCTGGTGTGGGCGATTACGCCGCACGACGCCCGTTTTCTCGACGGCCAGCACCTTGATGAAGGCGTGCAGCGTCTGCTCGGCAAGCCGGGCCACACCTGGGGCACGCTGCAGGCGCTCGATGGCCGCAACCTGCAACGCCTGACCGAATGGTTATCGCAGGCGCTGAGCGAAAACAGCCGCGCGCGCCGTCTGACGCTGCTTAACGCGAGCGCGCAGGCGCAACCCGTCCTGCTTTTCAGCCGTTATCTGGCGCCGCTTACCGCCGATGAAGCCACACTGCGTGCCACCGCCGAAAACGGCGTGCGTACGTTGCAGCGTCAGGCCGCGCGTCACGGCGATCTGCTTCAGGCGCTGTTACCGGACCCGGCCGCGCTGCAGGCGCTGTGTGAAACCGAAGAACGCCGCGAAGAGACGCCCCAGGGGCTGTTCAGCGCTGAGATCGACCTCTTTGGCGAATCGGTCTCCACGCGCCCTGTGGATAACGCCTCCGGCGCGTCGCTGGCCCGCCGCGCGCATCGTTTGTGGGTGAACCATGTGCGCCAGTGGATGCAGAATGACGACCACGCCGCGCAGCTCGGTATCGACACCGCCACGCTGCACTGGCTCGGCGATACGCTGATCATCGCAAGCTACCGCCTTAACCTGGCTGGACGCCTGGAAGCGCTGGCTGCGCACGAAGGCCTCTCCGGCGCGCAACTGCGCGCTGAGCTGGGTAATTTCGTGAGCTGGCTCGGCTTCGAACGCGTGCCGCAGGCCGAACGCCCGGCAAGCCGCGTTAACCCGAACGAACGTCTGTTCGCCTCGGCCGCAGCGCATGACCAGCGTCTGACGCGTCTTGGCGAGAAACCGGTGCATGCGGCCACGCGTTATGTCTACGACTGGCTGGTGGCGCTCTATACGCGCGCCATTGAGAACATCGGCTACGAGCATCCGCTCGATATCAAACCCGCCGACCGTAAAGCGCTGGCGAAAATCATCGGCCTTCGCTGA